One Lycium barbarum isolate Lr01 chromosome 5, ASM1917538v2, whole genome shotgun sequence genomic window carries:
- the LOC132639486 gene encoding uncharacterized protein LOC132639486, whose product MVSRGNPGLSSYGFCIRDSNGDLVYAEAQQMGIATNMKAETEAIKHALKFCKEHNFQQVQLETDSLVLLNILQDTWITPWELMNQIEQIKQDMRAMQVQINHIFREGNSLANFLANQALDHAEIKVHDFILMPSEGRRILNMDKLQLPRLRIRTRRIQQFDHQQ is encoded by the coding sequence ATGGTAAGTAGAGGCAATCCTGGGCTCAGTTCATATGGATTCTGCATCAGAGATAGTAATGGGGATTTGGTCTATGCTGAAGCACAACAAATGGGAATAGCAACAAACATGAAAGCTGAAACTGAGGCTATAAAGCATGCATTGAAGTTCTGTAAAGAACACAACTTTCAACAGGTTCAATTGGAGACTGATTCACTTGTCCTCCTAAACATCTTACAAGATACATGGATCACTCCATGGGAACTGATGAATCAAATTGAACAGATCAAACAGGATATGAGAGCAATGCAGGTACAGATTAATCATATCTTCAGAGAAGGCAACAGTTTGGCAAACTTTCTAGCAAATCAGGCTTTGGATCATGCAGAGATTAAAGTACATGACTTTATACTCATGCCATCAGAAGGAAGAAGAATTCTCAATATGGACAAATTACAATTGCCTCGGCTGAGGATTAGAACAAGGAGGATTCAGCAGTTTGATCATCAACAATGA